CACTGCTGGCAGGCCCATGCTGCAAATTGTGCTGCACAGCGGCATTGGCGAATTGTGCGTGGTGGTGAGCCGCTGGTTTGGCGGCGTCAAGCTTGGCACAGGCGGCCTTGTGCGGGCCTATCAGGACAGTGTACGCGAAAATCTGGCCGACCTGCCAGTGAGGCAGCGTGTGCCGGAAACCAGTTTGCAGCTTACCGTTGCCTACGCGCACCTTGATGCCCTGCACCGCATGTTGCCAACCTACGAAGCCCGTCTTGAAAGTGAAGACTATCAGGCTGAGGCCAGATTGCAACTGCGATTGCCCGCCGAACACGTGGAGGCCTTTCAGATCGCGCTGGCTGGCGTGAGCAATGGCGCGGCCCTGTGCAGCGAGCTTACGGATGGCGACACCGCCTGATACTTATTTTTTTGTGCGTTCAAAGGCCCGCTGGCATATGCCGGTGGGCTTTTTTGTTTTGCAGTACGGCCTTTGAACCATACCCGCCCCCCAAAAAACAGTCAGGGCCGCCGGATTTCTCCAGCGGCCCTGACGGATATTCATTGCACGGGGTGCGGCTTAGACGCCCTTGGCCTTAAGTTCTTCGAGAAAGCCTTCCGGCACTTCAAAGCCCAGAGCCTGCGCCTTTTTGGCAGATTCCGCAGCATCGGCGTACTGTTCCATTTCAAACTGCGCCAGCGCCAGGTTATTCCAGGCCGGGGCAAAACCGGGCTGCTGCTTGATCACTTCCTTGCAGGCTGTTTCGCAAGCCGCAAAGTCGCCCTTCATATAAAAGGCGGTGGAAAGCGCATTCCGGGCCTGAACAAAGTTGGGATCCCACTTGAGGGCCTTGTTCAGAGCCGTGATGGCCTTGTCCGGCTCGCCGCGCTGCAGGTGCACAAAGGCAATATTGCCCCACGGCACGGGGAACTTGGCGCGGCAGTTGGCGGCTTCTTCGTTGTAGCGCAGGCAGCCGTCAAGGTCGCCGCGTTCAAGACAGATGCCGCCAAGCTGCACATAGGCCTCCGCCAGATGCGGCGAATTGCGCACCGCGTTCAGCAGGGCTTCTTCAGCAGCCACAAAGTCGCGCTTGGTCAGCAGGGCCAGACCAAGATTGTAGTAATGGGTAGCGCACTGCTCGTTCTGGGCGATTTCCGCCTTCAGATCGGCAATGTATTCATCCAGGTCATCGTAGCGAGCTTTCATGCTATGTGCCCCTCTTTTTTCAAAAGATCATAGTACCATCGGCAAAAGTCAAAAATGCCCATGTACTTTTCGTCCTTATTGACCACGCCAAGGGCGCATTCGGTAGCGCCCTTGCTGTAGGCCTTGCCATACGGCCCTTTTTGGGCCGCGTCTTTCAGAAATTCGTTAACCAGCTGCTGCGTGGTGCGCTTGGACACATCTGTCCGCATATCAAGCGGTTCGTTGGGCTTCTGGAAAGGATCCCAGTTTTCATAGCCGATGCGGTCCACAAATTTGCGGCGGCGCGGATTCATGCGCTCATAAATTTCGCGCTTGAGACCTTCCTGCTCATCCGAAAGCTGCTGCGGCGTTCCATCGCGAAAGACGGTGGCGGGAATGCTGCCGTACATCTCAAACTCCTTTCACGCCCGATCAGGCCTCTTCTTTCTTGGCAGGGCCGATACCCAGATAGGCCTCATCGTAGCGGGTTAGCAGAGCCATGGATAAAGGCACATACACGTCATGCAGTTCTTTAAAGCGACTCTGCACTGTTGTGGCCACATCCCTGCTCAGGTCTTCAAGCCTGTTCTGGATCTTGTCCATATGGATGGTGGGGTATGGCTTGCCCTTTTCAAAGGCGGAAAAACCGCACACATGCCCCTGCCCGGCAATGGCCGTAGGCACGCCGTACACGCGGCAGGTAATGGGCCGGGCGTGGTACAGCAGGCATTCGTTATTATCGTCCAGCAGGGGGCAGCGCAGCTTGATCTGGGCCGCGCGCTCCATGATGGCCTCGGGGCTTTCGCCGTCTTTTTCCGCCCGGTACAGCTCGCGCTTGATGCGCGTGGCCTGGCGGTCCAGATCAGAAGCGCGCTCAATAATGGCAGAGCGCTGCGGCCCGTAACCAAAGGCGGCTTCAAAGGCCTTGTTGATGTACATGGCTTCAACAAGGGAAAGGTCAAAAAGCGCGTGGCAACAATCGCTGCAGCCTTCCTTGCAGACTACGCACTGGGGAAAGGCCCCGCGCACCCTGCCGAAAAGGTCGTCAACTTCGGCCCGCAATGATTCATAGCGGGTAAAAATAGAGCTCAGATCAGGGATCATGGTTATCCTGCGGTAGTGCGGAAGACATGAGGGAGAACAGGCAATTTCATACAGAAATCGCCCTGGCGGCTGCGTGAGCAGACGCCCGCCACAGAGGCGTGAGCGCGGTTTGTATGCGCTGGTAAGCGCCTTAGCGGGCGTCTTGAAACTTTAAGAATGCACATTCTCAAAGTCAGGATGCTCTGGCGGCAAAGCGGCCTGTACCTTATGAAAATGCCGCCTGGCGCGTGCGCGCCGGGCGGCACAATGAAAACTCGGCAGAATCAGCAAGGGAATGCCGCTTGGGCACCCCTGCAATTCTTAGTTTTCTTCAACGGTGATAGCGCTGACTTCGCAAACTTCCACACAGGATTCACAGCCCAGGCATTCTTCGGCGTTCACGGCTTCGGACTTGCCGTCCTTGATTTCGTAAACTTCAACGGGGCACACGTCCACGCATTCGCCACAGCCCACGCACTTG
The Desulfovibrio sp. genome window above contains:
- a CDS encoding tetratricopeptide repeat protein, translating into MKARYDDLDEYIADLKAEIAQNEQCATHYYNLGLALLTKRDFVAAEEALLNAVRNSPHLAEAYVQLGGICLERGDLDGCLRYNEEAANCRAKFPVPWGNIAFVHLQRGEPDKAITALNKALKWDPNFVQARNALSTAFYMKGDFAACETACKEVIKQQPGFAPAWNNLALAQFEMEQYADAAESAKKAQALGFEVPEGFLEELKAKGV
- a CDS encoding ferredoxin; protein product: MGYNVNVDVDKCVGCGECVDVCPVEVYEIKDGKSEAVNAEECLGCESCVEVCEVSAITVEEN
- a CDS encoding YigZ family protein: MTRYAVPDVAPQHPHCTEIVIRRSRFLAQCAHTPDAATARAFVEQVRRQHADATHNCWAYAAGAPGNTAQIGSSDDGEPHGTAGRPMLQIVLHSGIGELCVVVSRWFGGVKLGTGGLVRAYQDSVRENLADLPVRQRVPETSLQLTVAYAHLDALHRMLPTYEARLESEDYQAEARLQLRLPAEHVEAFQIALAGVSNGAALCSELTDGDTA
- a CDS encoding YkgJ family cysteine cluster protein, with product MIPDLSSIFTRYESLRAEVDDLFGRVRGAFPQCVVCKEGCSDCCHALFDLSLVEAMYINKAFEAAFGYGPQRSAIIERASDLDRQATRIKRELYRAEKDGESPEAIMERAAQIKLRCPLLDDNNECLLYHARPITCRVYGVPTAIAGQGHVCGFSAFEKGKPYPTIHMDKIQNRLEDLSRDVATTVQSRFKELHDVYVPLSMALLTRYDEAYLGIGPAKKEEA